The Syngnathus acus chromosome 3, fSynAcu1.2, whole genome shotgun sequence genome includes a window with the following:
- the LOC119121046 gene encoding thrombospondin type-1 domain-containing protein 4-like, whose protein sequence is MCLETEEKWRSFWAADWNMLPSKSTGVPVNQERSVCDHHPTRMRGVYTWLFRDVMLFLFCLEAVRCQHVADHRKVPQRTLPVIDSEADHGGIQGSWAPWGPWSACSLTCGGGVQKQSRSCLKVYPVYPGQVISALRPSVSIYRDGGRQEGRGSPSGGRRRISAIIPGRYGFGRTTSRASGSVRQSQPDRQRRSAVSHHDGLGSHHTGPHTETLWAPLYQQQGQTGLPPSGQDSRAQQPQRHLERPYQPLPASSCVGEGDRHRICDHKACPTFSKPIRAAQCSTHNKKPFTGNLYEWEPFNEVTGDQHCELNCRAAGFRFYVRLSDKVIDGTPCGPNNSSVCVSGKCMIPGCDGFLGSGKVMDKCGVCGGDNGTCRLVSGLFRHSLTKIGYHKIAEIPPGATKINVTEMTKSRNYLALRSRSGRSIINGNWAIDRPGKYEGGGTMFTYRRPNEISSTAGESLLAEGPTNEILEIYLIFQQPNPGIHYEYVVALETPQGNAVNEQQQVGHDDSQRGNYDPAGGGSYPPHRHDNQAPPRQREYSWKMSGTSECSASCGKGFRHPIFHCVQRLNQAQVQDVLCEGSSKPVEQEEVCNLQPCPAFWDIGEWSECSRTCGLGTQQRQVLCRQTYADRTHNVHASRCDHLRRPETSGTCQTKICSEWRVLSEWSACSVPCGLGQRRRDVRCVSNVGDFVPDDECNPNLRPVHVENCDMGACAKSWFYTDWGAKCSAECGMGVRARGVLCLSNHISSLPLEGCGSERPPDSQVCNTGPCENAMEWFTGPWTQCSAECGVGKQQRAVVCLTRSSDAIAVAPQYECSSLERPLSQQSCNVKACGVKWYYTDWSACSKTCEGGFRVREVRCLSEDMQSSTSCEDRLKPAEREDCNPEPCVPQIDEHCKDEYFNCNVVVQARLCVYDYYKRSCCASCSRHPHRHYVAHRGRS, encoded by the exons ATGTGTTTAGAAACCGAGGAAAAGTGGCGTTCATTTTGGGCTGCAGACTGGAATATGTTGCCTTCGAAGTCCACTGGAGTTCCCGTAAACCAGGAACGCTCAG TGTGTGATCATCATCCTACAAGAATGCGAGGAGTCTACACGTGGCTTTTcag GGATGTTATGctatttctattttgtttggaggctgtGAGGTGTCAGCACGTCGCAGACCACAGAAAG GTCCCTCAGAGGACGCTGCCCGTGATAGACTCTGAAGCAGACCATGGAGGCATCCAAGGATCCTGGGCTCCCTGGGGACCCTGGTCGGCCTGCTCCCTGACATGTGGAGGTGGCGTGCAGAAGCAGAGTAGATCGTGTCTGAAGGTCTACCCTGTTTATCCGGGTCAGGTCATCTCAGCTTTGAGGCCTTCAGTTTCCATCTATCGGGATGGCGGCCGTCAAGAGGGCAGGGGGAGCCCGTCTGGTGGACGCAG GAGGATCAGCGCCATCATCCCGGGTCGGTACGGCTTTGGAAGAACTACATCTCGGGCTTCCGGAAGTGTCCGACAGTCTCAGCCTGACAGACAGAGACGTTCCGCCGTCTCCCACCACGACGGACTCGGGTCGCACCACACCGGACCTCACACGGAGACCCTCTGGGCGCCGTTGTACCAGCAGCAGGGGCAGACGGGGCTTCCTCCGAGCGGGCAGGATTCCCGAGCTCAGCAGCCGCAACGACATCTGGAGCGACCCTATCAACCTCTCCCGGCTTCTTCTTGTGTGGGAGAGGGCGATCGCCATAGAATCTGCGACCATAAG GCTTGCCCCACATTCAGCAAACCCATCAGAGCTGCTCAGTGTTCCACACACAACAAGAAGCCTTTCACGGGCAATCTGTACGAGTGGGAGCCTTTCAATGAAG TTACAGGGGATCAGCACTGCGAGCTCAACTGTCGAGCCGCCGGCTTTCGGTTCTACGTGCGACTCTCCGACAAAGTGATCGATGGCACGCCATGCGGACCCAACAATTCTTCGGTGTGTGTATCGGGAAAGTGCATG ATCCCAGGCTGCGATGGCTTCCTGGGCTCCGGAAAGGTGATGGACAAGTGCGGAGTGTGCGGCGGCGACAACGGCACCTGCCGTCTCGTATCGGGACTCTTCCGCCACTCTCTGACCAAAATCGGCTACCACAAGATCGCCGAGATCCCGCCAGGAGCTACCAAGATCAACGTCACAGAGATGACTAAAAGCCGCAACTACTTAG CACTGAGAAGCCGCTCGGGTCGGTCCATCATTAACGGGAATTGGGCTATTGATCGGCCGGGCAAGTATGAGGGCGGGGGCACGATGTTCACGTACCGCCGACCCAATGAAATCAGCAGCACTGCTGGGGAGTCGCTTCTTGCCGAGGGGCCCACCAATGAGATCCTGGAAATTTAT TTGATCTTCCAGCAGCCCAACCCTGGGATTCACTATGAATATGTGGTCGCCTTGGAGACGCCACAAG GGAACGCCGTGAACGAGCAGCAGCAAGTGGGGCACGACGATTCCCAACGGGGAAATTATGACCCAGCCGGTGGGGGGAGTTACCCGCCTCATCGTCATGACAACCAGGCGCCACCGCGCCAACGGGAATACAGCTGGAAGATGTCCGGCACCAGCGAGTGCAGCGCCTCCTGCGGTAAAG GTTTCAGGCATCCCATCTTTCACTGCGTCCAGCGTCTGAACCAGGCCCAGGTCCAGGACGTTTTGTGTGAGGGCAGCAGTAAACCAGTGGAGCAGGAGGAAGTGTGCAACCTACAGCCCTGCCCTGCATT TTGGGACATCGGCGAGTGGTCCGAATGCAGCAGGACGTGCGGTCTGGGCACGCAGCAGCGTCAGGTCCTGTGTCGCCAGACCTATGCCGACCGCACCCACAACGTGCACGCCAGCCGCTGCGACCACCTGCGACGGCCCGAGACCTCCGGCACCTGCCAGACCAAAATCTGCAGCGAGTGGCGCGTCCTCTCCGAGTGGAGCGCC TGCTCTGTGCCGTGCGGGCTGGGTCAGAGGCGGCGGGACGTGCGCTGCGTCAGCAACGTGGGCGACTTTGTGCCCGACGACGAGTGTAACCCGAACCTGAGGCCAGTCCACGTGGAGAATTGTGACATGGGCGCCTGTGCCAAAAGTTGGTTCTACACAGACTGGGGCGCCAAG TGTTCCGCTGAGTGCGGGATGGGCGTTCGTGCGCGAGGTGTCTTGTGCTTGAGCAATCACATCAGCAGCCTCCCACTGGAGGGCTGCGGCAGCGAACGACCTCCAGACTCGCAAGTGTGCAACACGGGCCCTTGCGAAAACGCCATGGAGTGGTTCACCGGCCCGTGGACTCAG TGTTCTGCAGAGTGCGGCGTGGGCAAGCAGCAGCGAGCTGTGGTGTGTCTGACGAGGTCATCAGACGCGATTGCCGTGGCACCCCAGTACGAGTGCTCGTCGCTGGAAAGGCCGCTCAGCCAACAGAGCTGCAACGTGAAAGCTTGTGGAGTAAAGTGGTACTACACCGACTGGAGCGCT TGCTCCAAAACATGTGAGGGAGGATTCCGTGTGCGTGAGGTTCGTTGTCTCTCTGAAGACATGCAGTCCAGTACCAGTTGCGAGGACCGGCTCAAACCGGCCGAACGGGAAGACTGCAACCCTGAACCTTGCGTACCTCAAATAG ATGAGCACTGCAAAGACGAGTACTTCAACTGCAACGTTGTGGTCCAGGCTCGCTTGTGCGTGTATGACTACTATAAGAGGAGCTGTTGCGCATCTTGCTCTCGCCACCCCCACAGACACTACGTGGCCCACAGGGGGCGCAGCTGA
- the pepd gene encoding xaa-Pro dipeptidase — protein sequence MATAPQPVFWLGNDTLRVSAELFAENRRRLCNGLRAKENLESNSVVVLQGGEQQQRHCTDTDVVFRQESFFHWAFGVTESDCYGAIQVDSGKSILFVPKLPPSYGTWMGEIFSKDHFRKKYAVDEVNYTCDIAEFLRDLKPAVLLTLRGQNTDSGSVSREASFEGISQFQVNNTLLHPVIVECRLIKTDMELEVLRYTNKVSSEAHKIIMKSVKPGQKEYEMESLFQHYCYTKGGMRHTSYTCICGTGNNCSILHYGHAGAPNDKTIMDGDMCLFDMGGEYYCYSSDITCSFPANGKFTADQRAIYEAVLKASRTVMAAIKPGVKWTDMHRLADRVHLEELVKVGILKGSVEDMMKVHLGSIFMPHGLGHLLGIDVHDVGGYPEGVERIDQPGLKSLRMGRLVRERMVLTVEPGIYFINQLLDEALNDPAKSCFINNQVLSRFRGFGGVRIEDDITVTADGIELLTCVPRTVEEIESFMNTSEKPFSPLVSSQKF from the exons ACCGGTTTTCTGGCTGGGTAACGACACCCTGCGAGTGTCAGCCGAGCTTTTCGCAGAAAACCGCCGGCGCCTCTGTAACGGACTGAGGGCCAAAGAGAACTTAGAGAGCAACTCGGTGGTGGTGCTGCAGGGTGGCGAGCAGCAACAGAGGCACTGCACCGACACGGACGTGGTCTTCAGGCAG GAGTCGTTCTTCCATTGGGCCTTTGGGGTGACTGAGTCTGACTGCTATGGGGCCATTCAAGTGGACTCGGGGAAGTCCATCCTGTTTGTTCCAAAACTGCCTCCAAGCTACGGCACTTGGATGGGAGA AATCTTCTCCAAAGACCATTTCAGGAAGAAGTATGCTGTGGATGAGGTGAACTATACCTGTGAT ATTGCTGAATTCCTGCGTGACCTGAAACCAGCCGTCCTCCTCACATTG CGAGGACAGAACACAGACAGTGGTAGCGTCAGCCGGGAAGCCTCCTTTGAAGGAATTAGCCA ATTCCAAGTGAACAACACGTTGTTGCACCCAGTCATTGTGGAATG CCGCCTGATTAAGACGGACATGGAGCTTGAGGTCCTGAGGTACACCAACAAGGTGTCCAGCGAAGCCCACAAGATC ATTATGAAGAGTGTCAAACCTGGGCAGAAAGAATACGAAATGGAAAG CCTCTTCCAACACTACTGCTACACTAAAGGAGGCATGCGGCACACTTCGTACACTTGTATCTGCGGAAC GGGCAACAATTGCTCGATTCTGCACTATGGTCACGCTGGGGCTCCCAACGACAAAACCATAATGGATGGCGACATGTG TTTGTTCGACATGGGCGGCGAGTACTACTGCTACTCGTCAGACATCACATGCTCCTTCCCAGCCAATGGCAAGTTCACCGCCGACCAGAGGGCCATCTACGAGGCTGTTCTTAAAGCCTCCAGAACAGTCATGGCTGCCATCAAACCAG GCGTGAAGTGGACCGACATGCACCGTCTGGCTGACCGGGTCCACCTGGAGGAGCTGGTCAAAGTGGGCATTCTTAAGGGCAGCGTGGAAGACATGATGAAAGTCCACCTTGGCTCTATTTTCATGCCTCACGGTCTGGGCCACCTGCTGGGCATCGACGTGCACGACGTGGGCGGCTACCCCGAG ggagtggagcgCATCGACCAGCCCGGACTGAAGAGTCTGCGCATGGGCCGCCTGGTCCGGGAGCGCATGGTGCTCACCGTGGAGCCCGGCATCTACTTCATCAACCAATTGCTGGATGAAGCCCTGAATGACCCCGCCAAGAGTTGCTTCATCAATAACCAAGTGCTCAGTCGCTTCAGAGGCTTTGGCGGG GTTCGCATTGAGGATGACATCACCGTCACCGCGGACGGCATTGAGCTGCTTACCTGCGTCCCAAGGACCGTGGAGGAGATCGAGTCCTTCATGAACACCTCGGAAAAACCCTTCAGCCCACTCGTGTCCAGCCAAAAATTTTGA